The region ATTAAAACCGTAAAGTTCTTCGCACAGTGAACTTCCACCTTCTGACCGTCTACATCAAAGGTGTAAGGGTCAAGGTAGTTGGGGTCACTCTTTCTAAAACCGAAGTTCCAAACACCGTCTTCTCTGGCGAAGTACCTTTTTATCTCATCGAGTACTTCTCCGGTAGGAGTTCCGCCGTTGGGAACTTCGTTGTTTATCAGATCTATAATTTTGGAGTAGTCGTAGGTGGGATAGACCCAGTCCCTTATGGGGTTTAAGTAATCTAAGCTGCACCATCCACCACGGGAACAATTACACTTAGAGTAGCAGTGGTTTTTACAGTAACTATCACTATGACCTTCACTCTTACATTTGCTGTAACACCTTGAAAGACACTTCGGGCAATCACTATCGTAATCTAAACAAACTGTAGAGCCGGGATAGATAACAAGCCCTATTCGGGGTTTTTCCCTTCTTCTCTCTAATTTCTGAAGGATTCCTTCTACTTCCCCCGTTTCAGGGTTGTAAGAAGAGACATCTGTTGCTTTTATATAAAGGGTATTTCCTTTTTTATCTGTAGCAGCAAGTTCCACATATCTATCTCCATAAAACTCAACTACCTTCCCTCCGGTGAGTATCCACCTAAGAATATCTATACGGGTCATATACTCTCTATTAAGCTTGCTACCGAGTTTACTTTTTCCCTTGTACTTAGAACAAAGGGTCCAAACTTTTCTCCCATGAATCGTAGACTTACAATAATATCTATCGGGAATGAAATAGCCGTAATAAACACTCTTCTTCTTCCCTTCATATGCCTTCCAAGCCATACTGCCGCTGTAGTCGAGTGCCAACATAACGTTGGCAAAGGCCCCCTTCTGAATAAAGGGAGGTACCGCACAGTAGTCGGAGGGGGCGGTTGCTCCGGCAGGTTTTACAAGCAGGCCCAAAGCCACTAAAACGGTTATTATCAAGGAAAGCAGCCTCATCTTTCTCCTCCCTTAAGAGGCTTACAGGTTATAGTGGTTCCGAAAGCTTTACACTTAAGGAGCGTTCCCTCCGGGTAAGAGGGTGCACCTTCAACTTCAAGTAGTGAGTTCCTAAAGGTAACGAAATTTGTTTGAATGGTCAGCGGAGAGCTCGCCACAACTCGGGCGGTAAAGGTGACCACCTCTCCGAATACCTGTTCTCCCCACTCCATTTTTTTTAGGTGTCTCTCCTGTTTAAACTTTGGTTCATCGGCATTCGAAGACGAAAACAGACTACCGCCTAAAAGGAGGGCTGTTATTATTAGAGCCATTTTCCTCATAATCACCCCACGCATCCGGTTCTCAATCTTAAGTTTAGTAATAATAGGTGAAAAAATCGTGAAACCAAACTACTTAACGTAAACCCTTACCTTAAAGAGCTTCCTCCCCGGTATAACCTCCAGCTTCCAGTTTAGCCTTTCTGCAAGGAAATGGGCCAGCTTCAGCCCTATTCCGCTTCCGGGTGTAGTTATCCCTGGGTCGTTTTCAATCTCTATAATCGGCTTAGAACCCTCAAAGTTTAAAGAAATTTTTACAAAACTCCTCGAGTATTTAAATGCATTTTCTATCAGTATTTGAAAGATACTCTCCACTTCTCTCCGTTTTGCCTTAACAGTAAAATGGGGTAAAACAAGCTCCAGTTTTTTATCCGGAAAAAGCGAGTGATACTTTAGGGCAAGTTTCTCTAAAATCGGGCCGATATCTACGTTCTCTTTCTCTGCATCCTCTTCAAAAGTTGAGATATAATTCAAACTTTTTTTAAAATCGCTCTCCAGTATCGAATACGCCTGCTTAATTCTGGACAGAGCCTTCTCGTTAGGGCACTTCATCTCAAGTATCTCAAGGTTTATTTTGTTTAATGACAAAAAATTCCCCAGTTTATGGGTAAAAAGCAGGAAAAAGGTTTTGACCAGCTCCTTGGCCTCCTTTTCCCGCTTTATAAAGAGGGTAACCGTTTTGTAGGCTACGAGAATGGTAAGAACCACTATTGGAACTTCCCATATAAACAGGTAAAAGGCAAAGCGGCGAAGCTCACTCTGAACGTAATCTTCGTTCACGAAGAAAAACTCATCGTTCACCTTGCCCGCAACGCTCCACCTCTCCCCGGGGGGCTTAGGGGATATAACGATATAGGGCGGGAGCTTGAGGGAGACTCCGTAATCTACGGCGAGCTTGTATAGCTCAACTTCCGAGTCTATCTTCTCGAGAATCTGCCTTTTATAGTTTGAAAGGGCAACGAGGTTAACAACGGAAAGGCCCAAAGAGAGGATAAGCGTCAGGAGAACTAAAAGTTTTATCTCTGCCCTTACTTTCATTCCACAAGCTGGTATCCGCGACCCTTATAGGTTTTTATAGCTCCCGGGGGAAGTATCTTTCGGAGCTCCTTTATGTAGGCCCTGAGGACGTCTTCACCGACGTCCTTTCCCTTCCAAACGTAGGAGATAATCCTCTCCTTTGGAAGAATCTCTCCCCTGTGCCTGAGGAGGAAGGTAAGGAGCTCCCAAGCGGTTTTGGAGACCTTTATCTCCTCGTTACCCCGTTTAATTACTCCCCGGGCAAGGTCTATCTCGAGGTCGCCGATTCTCTCTACCTCGCCTCTGGTTCGTCTTCTTGCAAGGACTTTCAGGCGAAGCAGAAGCTCCTTCGGCTCAAAAGGTTTCGTTAGGTAGTCATCGGCTCCCCTGTTAAAGCAGAGCTCTTTATCCTCTATGCGCTGTTTTGCGGT is a window of Thermovibrio ammonificans HB-1 DNA encoding:
- a CDS encoding sensor histidine kinase; amino-acid sequence: MKVRAEIKLLVLLTLILSLGLSVVNLVALSNYKRQILEKIDSEVELYKLAVDYGVSLKLPPYIVISPKPPGERWSVAGKVNDEFFFVNEDYVQSELRRFAFYLFIWEVPIVVLTILVAYKTVTLFIKREKEAKELVKTFFLLFTHKLGNFLSLNKINLEILEMKCPNEKALSRIKQAYSILESDFKKSLNYISTFEEDAEKENVDIGPILEKLALKYHSLFPDKKLELVLPHFTVKAKRREVESIFQILIENAFKYSRSFVKISLNFEGSKPIIEIENDPGITTPGSGIGLKLAHFLAERLNWKLEVIPGRKLFKVRVYVK
- a CDS encoding response regulator transcription factor gives rise to the protein MRVLFIEDNELLGESVEEFLVTHGIEVKWLKDERALEFEDLNLYDVVVLDLMLRYYRGEDLLLDIKRRKPDLPVLILTAKQRIEDKELCFNRGADDYLTKPFEPKELLLRLKVLARRRTRGEVERIGDLEIDLARGVIKRGNEEIKVSKTAWELLTFLLRHRGEILPKERIISYVWKGKDVGEDVLRAYIKELRKILPPGAIKTYKGRGYQLVE